A region from the Sutcliffiella horikoshii genome encodes:
- the spoIIIAF gene encoding stage III sporulation protein AF, whose product MSYLTEWITSIILFILLATVVEMLLPNSSMQKYTKLVIGLLLIVVILTPILKLLSTDMDELFAKMTTHSSYTSKENTENLIEMKKKEIQASHAAYILNKAAVLMKEDVEEELRESYGLTVKDLQIVVKNEDQLTEMPIEENIESVVILLEQAEETAIQVVKPVQIDTSRQKEPAPSSREEGKIANFLADRWQLQPTNISVAVEGGD is encoded by the coding sequence ATGAGTTACCTAACAGAATGGATCACCAGTATCATTCTATTTATCCTTTTAGCAACCGTCGTTGAAATGTTGCTCCCGAATTCTTCGATGCAAAAATACACAAAACTAGTGATTGGCCTTCTGCTGATTGTCGTCATCCTTACCCCCATCTTGAAGTTGCTTTCCACAGATATGGATGAACTTTTTGCCAAAATGACCACACATTCTTCCTACACATCAAAAGAAAACACAGAAAATTTAATAGAAATGAAGAAAAAAGAAATACAAGCCTCCCATGCTGCATACATTTTAAATAAAGCGGCTGTCCTAATGAAAGAAGATGTGGAGGAGGAGTTGAGAGAAAGCTATGGTTTAACAGTGAAAGACTTGCAAATTGTCGTGAAAAATGAGGACCAGCTTACCGAAATGCCAATAGAAGAAAATATAGAGTCCGTTGTGATTCTACTCGAGCAAGCAGAAGAGACAGCCATTCAAGTTGTAAAACCTGTTCAAATTGACACCTCCAGACAAAAGGAACCAGCTCCTTCCTCGAGAGAAGAAGGGAAAATAGCAAATTTCCTAGCAGATCGATGGCAACTACAACCAACCAATATTTCAGTAGCAGTCGAAGGGGGGGATTAG
- the spoIIIAE gene encoding stage III sporulation protein AE — MKFILAIIAALLILLFLPFEIVQASPSSPSELVTDQIEGIDVEEIKVYWEEVMEEYGGFLPESQKGTFMEFVKGDKSFSLEEWSKGFLKYLFHELLANGKLLGSLILLTIFSMFLQTLQNAFEQKTVSKVAYSVVFMVLIIIALNSFHIVISYTLEAITAMTGFIIALVPLLIALIASSGGLVSAAFFHPIILFLMNTSGLLIQYVVLPLLFLSAILSIVSTLSEHYKVTQLAALLRNVSIGILGIYLTVFLGVISVQGATAAVTDGIAIRTAKFVTGNFIPVIGRMFTDATDTVITASVLLKNTVGILGVATLILLAAFPAVKILSIAIIYKLAAALLQPLGGGTVIKCLDIISKSIIYIFAALAIVSFMFFLSITVIIAAGNITVMVR; from the coding sequence ATGAAATTCATTCTCGCAATCATTGCAGCCTTGTTAATCCTACTGTTCCTTCCATTTGAAATAGTACAAGCCTCACCCTCTTCGCCGTCAGAACTAGTAACAGATCAAATAGAAGGAATTGATGTAGAAGAAATCAAGGTGTACTGGGAAGAAGTAATGGAGGAGTATGGCGGGTTTTTGCCAGAAAGTCAAAAAGGGACATTCATGGAATTTGTAAAAGGAGACAAGTCCTTTTCCTTGGAAGAATGGTCAAAAGGCTTTCTGAAATATCTATTTCATGAACTGCTGGCAAACGGAAAACTACTCGGCAGTCTGATCTTACTTACCATCTTCAGCATGTTCCTACAAACGCTTCAAAATGCTTTCGAGCAAAAAACAGTCAGTAAAGTGGCCTATAGTGTCGTGTTCATGGTCCTGATTATCATCGCACTCAACAGTTTTCATATCGTTATCTCTTACACACTCGAAGCAATAACCGCCATGACAGGGTTCATCATTGCCTTAGTTCCACTGCTTATCGCTCTTATTGCCTCATCAGGTGGACTGGTATCGGCAGCTTTTTTTCATCCCATCATTTTATTCTTGATGAACACAAGCGGTCTGCTCATTCAATATGTCGTACTTCCGCTATTGTTTCTTTCGGCAATCTTAAGCATTGTCAGTACGCTAAGTGAACATTACAAGGTGACGCAACTGGCGGCATTACTTCGAAACGTAAGCATAGGAATTCTAGGAATCTACTTAACGGTATTCCTTGGTGTCATCTCCGTACAAGGTGCAACCGCAGCGGTGACAGATGGAATTGCCATTCGTACCGCCAAATTCGTAACCGGTAACTTTATCCCTGTTATCGGCAGAATGTTTACAGATGCCACCGATACAGTAATTACAGCATCTGTGTTATTAAAAAATACAGTCGGGATCCTGGGTGTTGCCACATTGATTTTACTCGCTGCTTTCCCGGCAGTGAAAATACTTTCCATTGCTATTATCTATAAACTTGCCGCAGCCCTCCTTCAACCTCTAGGAGGCGGTACCGTCATAAAATGTCTGGATATTATCAGCAAAAGCATCATTTATATTTTTGCTGCCTTGGCTATTGTCTCCTTCATGTTCTTTTTAAGCATCACGGTCATCATTGCAGCAGGAAATATAACCGTGATGGTCAGGTAA
- the spoIIIAC gene encoding stage III sporulation protein AC, giving the protein MGIEVDVIFKIAGIGIVVAFLHTVLKQLGKEEYAHWVTLLGFIYILFMVASIVDDLFKRIKSVFLFQ; this is encoded by the coding sequence ATGGGCATTGAAGTAGACGTAATATTCAAAATCGCCGGCATCGGTATCGTTGTAGCCTTCCTGCACACCGTCTTAAAACAACTAGGCAAAGAAGAATACGCACACTGGGTAACCCTACTCGGATTTATCTACATTCTATTTATGGTAGCAAGCATCGTCGACGATCTATTCAAAAGAATCAAATCGGTATTCCTGTTCCAATGA
- the spoIIIAB gene encoding stage III sporulation protein SpoIIIAB yields the protein MIKLIGAVLILVATSWAGFEAARHLTERPRQLRQLKVALQSLEAEIMYGHTPLADATKNISKQLEKPLSWFFESFANKLEKASLSVKEAWQESLDDVWKNTAYKTAELEIMKQFGETLGQHDRYTQQKHIQLALTHLEREELDARDKQNRYERMVKSLGVLSGLLLVILLI from the coding sequence ATGATCAAACTTATAGGGGCAGTTTTAATACTAGTGGCAACTTCCTGGGCAGGATTTGAAGCGGCAAGGCATCTGACAGAAAGGCCAAGACAATTAAGGCAATTAAAGGTAGCCTTGCAATCTCTTGAAGCTGAAATCATGTATGGTCACACTCCTCTTGCGGATGCCACTAAAAACATCTCCAAGCAATTGGAAAAACCACTCTCATGGTTTTTTGAAAGCTTTGCTAATAAGTTAGAAAAAGCCAGTCTGTCCGTAAAAGAAGCCTGGCAAGAAAGTTTGGATGATGTGTGGAAAAACACCGCCTATAAAACGGCAGAACTCGAAATCATGAAGCAATTCGGAGAAACGCTCGGACAGCATGACCGCTATACCCAACAAAAACACATACAACTGGCATTAACCCACCTTGAACGCGAAGAACTAGATGCCCGCGACAAACAAAACCGCTACGAACGAATGGTAAAAAGCCTCGGCGTCCTATCAGGATTACTGCTGGTGATTTTGCTGATTTAG
- the spoIIIAD gene encoding stage III sporulation protein AD, whose translation MEILQIVGLGLIATFLALVVKEQKPTFAFMLVVFVGCAIFLFLVEQIFDVIRMLERIAINANVNLIYVETILKIVGIAYIAEFGAQITKDAGQGAIASKIELAGKILILAMAIPILTVIIETIINLIPS comes from the coding sequence ATCGAGATTCTCCAAATAGTAGGTCTTGGCTTAATCGCCACCTTTCTTGCATTAGTGGTAAAAGAGCAAAAACCGACATTTGCCTTCATGCTAGTCGTATTTGTCGGTTGTGCTATTTTCTTATTTTTAGTAGAGCAAATATTTGATGTCATCAGGATGCTTGAGAGGATCGCGATTAACGCCAATGTGAACTTAATCTATGTAGAAACCATTCTCAAGATTGTCGGGATCGCCTATATCGCAGAATTCGGTGCGCAAATCACAAAAGACGCAGGCCAGGGAGCGATCGCATCCAAAATCGAATTGGCCGGAAAAATATTAATACTCGCGATGGCCATTCCGATCTTGACCGTTATTATCGAAACCATCATTAATCTTATTCCTTCTTAA
- the spoIIIAA gene encoding stage III sporulation protein AA — MLSSITTVLPPDITGVIDTLSPPLLERMEEIRVRVNRPLELIIDGSPYFPSYIVTPTDAIHILNKISKHSIYALEEELKSGYITITGGHRVGLAGKVITEQGKVKAIRDVSSFNIRIAKQKIGVATPLMPYLYEKGRWLSTMVIGPPQTGKTTLLRDLARIMSSGCEDKRVASCKVGIVDERSEIAGCVHGIPQHDLGQRVDVLDGCPKAEGMMMMIRSMSPDVIVVDEIGRMEDSEAVMEAVNAGVGLLMSVHAFSFDELKSRPSLREILSYRAVKRFVELTRSNGPGSIKRIVNEMGEEIYREEGVKR; from the coding sequence ATGCTTTCGAGTATTACTACCGTGTTGCCACCGGATATTACCGGTGTTATTGATACACTTTCACCACCGTTACTGGAGAGAATGGAAGAAATACGAGTTCGGGTAAATCGACCCCTAGAATTGATAATAGACGGGAGTCCCTATTTTCCATCGTATATTGTGACGCCAACAGATGCGATTCACATTTTAAACAAAATTAGCAAGCATTCCATTTATGCACTGGAAGAAGAACTCAAAAGTGGATATATCACGATAACCGGTGGACATCGTGTTGGACTAGCTGGAAAAGTAATCACAGAACAGGGAAAGGTGAAGGCGATCCGGGACGTATCCTCCTTTAACATCCGTATTGCCAAACAGAAAATTGGAGTTGCTACACCATTAATGCCTTATCTGTACGAAAAAGGCAGATGGCTAAGCACGATGGTAATTGGACCCCCACAAACAGGAAAGACAACGCTGTTAAGGGACCTCGCCAGGATAATGAGCTCAGGGTGTGAGGATAAACGAGTGGCGTCATGCAAGGTAGGAATTGTGGATGAACGCTCTGAAATCGCTGGTTGTGTACATGGAATTCCTCAGCATGATTTGGGACAAAGGGTAGATGTACTTGATGGCTGTCCAAAGGCAGAAGGCATGATGATGATGATCCGCTCCATGAGCCCGGATGTTATCGTCGTGGATGAGATTGGAAGGATGGAAGACAGCGAGGCAGTGATGGAAGCCGTCAATGCAGGGGTGGGGCTTCTCATGTCGGTTCATGCTTTTTCTTTTGATGAGCTAAAAAGCAGGCCAAGTCTTCGTGAAATCTTATCGTACCGGGCAGTAAAACGGTTCGTGGAATTAACCAGATCGAATGGCCCAGGGTCCATCAAGAGAATCGTAAATGAAATGGGAGAGGAGATCTACCGGGAAGAGGGTGTGAAGAGATGA